The Amblyomma americanum isolate KBUSLIRL-KWMA chromosome 5, ASM5285725v1, whole genome shotgun sequence genome window below encodes:
- the LOC144134552 gene encoding uncharacterized protein LOC144134552, which yields MLTATSAGAIPIAVIVHSSQTTEGYSAGFELLKHNYPFCFGGCEAPETSMTDNSAAEKAAILGHWPEARQLLCHFHVAQAEWRWLTLAQHGFSPSERKSLMAIFQKITHAESKDTLEAAKQDLYSQQHKGFTTYVDTLLEREEWVLLFRLSAKTRGHNTNNYSEASIRVLKDIILHRTKAFNVVALADFLSVVWEKYFFHRILDHAHSRMTGHMLLYERLLKKLPKDTKKNIRCNRDGHYVVPKGSSPESKLYTMYSDIGQCTCRSGQQGAFCKHQALVHKVFGGIFPNAPLLTTEARYNLGKLALGDNCPGIDFFEGLHETQVLQNAACRKTPTDALYCWDTPSTSTAPTTQYSPPESRETYTAQLMNHVSYGAIH from the exons ATGCTGACAGCAACATCAGCTGGTGCCATACCCATAGCAGTCATTGTGCACAGCAGTCAGACTACTGAGGGCTACTCAGCAGGCTTCGAGCTCCTGAAGCACAACTACCCCTTTTGCTTTGGTGGCTGCGAG GCACCAGAGACTTCTATGACTGATAACAGTGCTGCTGAGAAAGCAGCAATTCTTGGACATTGGCCAGAAGCCAGGCAGCTGCTATGCCACTTTCATGTAGCGCAGGCTGAGTGGCGGTGGCTGACGCTTGCGCAGCATGGTTTCAGCCCAAGTGAAAGGAAGTCACTGATGGCCATTTTTCAAAAG ATCACGCACGCTGAGAGCAAAGACACATTGGAGGCCGCCAAGCAAGACCTTTACTCCCAGCAGCACAAGGGCTTCACCACCTATGTCGACACTCTACTGGAGAGAGAAGAATGGGTGCTTCTCTTCCGACTGTCAGCGAAGACACGAGGCCACAATACAAATAATTATTCAGAGGCCTCGATTAGGGTCCTGAAAGACATAATCTTGCACAGGACAAAAGCTTTTAATGTTGTGGCCCTAGCTGATTTCCTCTCTGTTGTGTGGGAGAAATATTTTTTCCACAGAATACTAGACCATGCACACTCACGTATGACTGGGCACATGCTCCTCTATGAGAGACTTTTAAAGAAGCTGCCAAAAGACACCAAAAAAAACATTAGGTGCAACAGAGATGGGCATTATGTCGTCCCAAAAGGCAGCAGTCCAGAGAGCAAGCTTTACACTATGTACTCTGACATCGGCCAGTGCACCTGCCGCTCTGGTCAGCAGGGCGCATTTTGTAAACACCAGGCACTCGTGCACAAAGTGTTTGGTGGGATCTTCCCAAATGCACCTCTGCTGACTACAGAAGCTCGCTACAACCTTGGAAAGCTTGCGCTCGGAGACAACTGCCCTGGCATTGATTTCTTTGAAGGCCTCCATGAGACACAAGTGCTGCAAAATGCTGCATGCAGAAAGACTCCGACTGATGCTCTATACTGTTGGGACACTCCCTCCACTTCAACAGCTCCAACAACCCAGTACAGTCCTCCAGAAAGTAGGGAAACTTACACTGCACAACTAATGAACCACGTAAGTTATGGCGCTATACATTAG